A segment of the Parasynechococcus marenigrum WH 8102 genome:
CACGCCATGGGGGTGCCGGAGAACAACACCCTGATCATCGATAACGGTGATGTGGTGGAGCTGACGTCCGATTCGATCCGCAAGGGTGATCCGGTGAAGGCCGGCATTGAGCTGCTGGATCAATCCCGCAACGGCATTGTTGACGCCCGTGTGCTCAAGGAGCGTCAGCAGCTGGCGGAGGATGGCGTGGTGACGATCCTGGCGGCGATCAGCACCGATGGCGCGATGGTGGCGCCGCCGCGGGTGAACCTGCGGGGGGTGGTGACCACCGCCGATGCCCGCAAGATGTCGCTCTGGACCGAGCGTGAAGTCACCTGGGTGCTGGAGAACAAGTGGAAGCAGCTCTGCCGCAACACCGGTGGCAAGGCACCGGAAGTGGATTGGATGGGTGTGCAGCGTGAGGTGGAGGTGGGCCTTGGCCGTCGCATGCGTCGCGAATTGCAGGTGGAGCCGTTGATCCTTTGTCTGGTGCAGCCCGCTCCCGGTGGCACGCCGGTGTACAAGGGTCGTGCCGATGCAGAACCCGATGACCGTCCGGCGCCTCGCGGTCGCCGTGGTGGTGGCGGACCCGGTCGCCGCAATGGCCACGGTGGTGCTGGTGGTGGCCAGGGTCGCAACACCCCAGCCCCCGTACGTACCAATGCTGCTCCTGCGGCAGCTGCGACGGCTGTGGTGGACAAGCCCGTTGTTCAAAAAGCTGTCGCGGCTCCAGCTGTCAGCCAGCCAGTGGCTTCGAAGGCTGAACCTGAACCGGAGATGCCGGCTGGTCGTACTCGCCGCCGCCGTTCGGCGGCCGCCTGATCAGCGGCGCCCGACCAGGGCCCGCAGCTGCTGGATCCATGACGGCCGCGGAGGTTCTTGTTGGACCTTCACTGCTGTCGGATCCGGCATGTTGATCTTGACTCGCAGAAGACTGCCGGCCAGGACCTCGAGGGGATCCTCCTCGGTGACCGCTGGTTCTGGTGTGGATTCCGGCACCAGCTCCGCTTCGAGGATGGGAATCTCTGTGGGTACGGGTGTTGGCTCCGGCGTGGGTTCAGGAGTTGGCTCCGGTGTGGGTTCAGGAGTTGGCTCAGGTGTGGCTTCAGGAGAGGGCTGAGGGGTCGGCTCTGGAGGAGCAGTTGGTTCGGGAGTTGTCGACTCCAGCCAGGGCATGGCTGTTGCTCTGGCAGTGGCTGTTGCTCTGGTGATCGAGGAGTTTGGAGCGCCCGAAGCGACGGGTTGATCCTTCAGAAACGGATCCCGCAGTATCTCCGGCAGTGGCTGTTGAGCCGTTGTCGCTTGGGATGGTTCCCCTGAAGACGCATCAGCTGGAGTTGGTTCTAGCTCTGAATGCGGCTCCGGCTGGCTGGTGACCGAGCTGCTCTGAAGACTGCGTTCCAGCCCTTGCTGCGCCAGTTCCGCCAGGGTCTCCTGGGGTTGGCTCACCAGCACCTGTCGGTAAAACACGACCGCTTGGGAGGGGTTGTTGTGCCCATAGAGCTCGATGTGGCCAAGCAACAGTGCCACGAAAGCCCGCCAGCCCAGAACCGCAGCCTGAGCTTCTGGATCCTGCGGCTGATCCACCAGTTGTTCCAACAGCCCGCTGGCCAGGCGATGGGACTCGGCGTAGTCGCCCAGGCCGTAGGCCCTCTCGGCGTTCTGGTACTGCTGCTGGAAATCGCCGTCCACGCGCTGAGAGCGGTTGCTCCAGTTGTATCGCTGATCAGCTGTCGAGGGGGGAGGCACTGCCCTGAGCGGTGTGCTGCTCCTGGCCCCCCAAGCCGAAGCCGGCGTGAACGGCCTGCAGGGCTGCCACACCGTCCTGTTCGGCCACCACGCAGCTGGTGCGGATCTCGCTGGTGGCGATCAAGGCGATGTTGATGCCGGCATCGGCCAGGGCACGGAACATCCGGCCGGCTGTTCCCGGGGTGGCGGGCATGCCGGCGCCGACGGCGCTCACCCGGGCGATTGATTCGCCCTCTTCCAATGCCGCTCCGGGCCATTGCGCCAGCAGCGGTGCCAGGGCCACATCAGCGCGGCTGCGGTCCTCCTTGCGCAGGATGAAACTGATGTCACGCGAGCCGTCCGTGTGTTGACGCTCCGATTGGACGATGGCATCGAGGCTGATTCCCCGTTCCGCCAGGGCGGAACAAAGGGCAGCGGCGGTGCCGGGGCGGTCTGGTACGTGCCGGACAGATAGCTGGGCCTGGTCACGATCGAGGGCAACCCCGCGCACTTCTGGCACGTCGCTAATGCTCAGATCGGGGTTGAGCTCCACCTGCGCGTCCGCCACATCGAAGGCCTCCTGCACCGCCTGAAGCGCCTTGCGGCCGGAGTCGGCATCGATCACGCAGCTCACCTTCACTTCGCTCGTGGCGATCAGGCGCAGGTTGATGCCCTGCTGTGAGAGGCAGTGGAATAAGCCGGCGGCGATGCCTGGGCGCCCCATGATTCCGGCGCCACTGATGCTCAGCTTGGTCATGCCGCCTTCAGCGGCCAGCTCGCCACCAAGGCTGTCCAGCACGGTCTGGCTGACGCTGCGGGCGGCCTCCAGATCAGCTTCCGCCACGGTGAAGGTGATGTCGTTGCTGCTGCCCTCGTGGGTGGACTGGATGATCAGATCCACGTTGATGCCAGCACCCGAGAGGGTTTCGAACAGGCGGGCGGCAATGCCGGGTTGATCGGGGATGTGCGACAGCGCGATCACCGCTTGATGGTCCATCTGCTCCACGCCATCGACAGGGCTGCCCAGTTCGAGCCCGGTCTGGTTGAGCGGCCGGCCGCGGCGGCTGGTGAGGCGGGTGCCGGGGGCTTCGCTCCAGCTGGAGCGCACCACCATCAGCACGCCGTAATTGCGGGCGATCTCCACCGCCCGGGGATGCAGCACAGAAGCACCGAGGCTGGCCAGCTCGAGCATTTCATCGCAGCTGATCTCATCCATCAGCTGGGCATCAGCCACCTTGCGGGGATCGGTGCTGAGCACCCCCGGCACATCGGTGTAGATCTCACAGGCATCGGCGTTCAAGGCTGCCGCCAGGGCGACGGCGGAGGTGTCGGAGCCGCCGCGGCCCAAGGTGGTGATCTCCGCCACACCGCCAATGCCGCTGCTGGTGCCCTGGAAGCCGGCCACCACCACCACACGGCCATCGGCCAAGTGGCCGCGGATGCGATCGGTGCGGATCTCGAGGATGCGGGCCCGGCCGTGAGTGGATTCGGTCACGATGCCCACCTGGGGCCCTGTCATCGAGACAGCAGCAACCCCTTGTTGGTTCAGGGCCATGGCCAGCAGGGCAATGGACACCTGCTCGCCGCTGGCCAGCAGCATGTCCATCTCCCGTTGCTGTGGGGTGTCGGTGATGGCGGCCGCCAGTCCGGTGAGTTCATCGGTGGTGTGGCCCATGGCCGACACCACCACCACCACGTCGTGGCCCTCCTCGCGGCTGCGGCTGATCCGCTCGGCGACCGCCTGGATGCGCTCGACACTGCCGACGGAGGTGCCGCCGAACTTCTGCACCAGGAGGGCCATTTATGCCGCTTCATATCGCTGGCGATTGTCTCACCGAGGCCGAGGCCTCCCGTCAGCGCAGGGGAGTGAGCTGCAGGCCTGCAT
Coding sequences within it:
- a CDS encoding aspartate kinase; protein product: MALLVQKFGGTSVGSVERIQAVAERISRSREEGHDVVVVVSAMGHTTDELTGLAAAITDTPQQREMDMLLASGEQVSIALLAMALNQQGVAAVSMTGPQVGIVTESTHGRARILEIRTDRIRGHLADGRVVVVAGFQGTSSGIGGVAEITTLGRGGSDTSAVALAAALNADACEIYTDVPGVLSTDPRKVADAQLMDEISCDEMLELASLGASVLHPRAVEIARNYGVLMVVRSSWSEAPGTRLTSRRGRPLNQTGLELGSPVDGVEQMDHQAVIALSHIPDQPGIAARLFETLSGAGINVDLIIQSTHEGSSNDITFTVAEADLEAARSVSQTVLDSLGGELAAEGGMTKLSISGAGIMGRPGIAAGLFHCLSQQGINLRLIATSEVKVSCVIDADSGRKALQAVQEAFDVADAQVELNPDLSISDVPEVRGVALDRDQAQLSVRHVPDRPGTAAALCSALAERGISLDAIVQSERQHTDGSRDISFILRKEDRSRADVALAPLLAQWPGAALEEGESIARVSAVGAGMPATPGTAGRMFRALADAGINIALIATSEIRTSCVVAEQDGVAALQAVHAGFGLGGQEQHTAQGSASPLDS